One window of the Pan troglodytes isolate AG18354 chromosome 12, NHGRI_mPanTro3-v2.0_pri, whole genome shotgun sequence genome contains the following:
- the STAMBP gene encoding STAM-binding protein isoform X2 → MSDHGDVSLPPEDRVRALSQLGSAVEVNEDIPPRRYFRSGVEIIRMASIYSEEGNIEHAFILYNKYITLFIEKLPKHRDYKSAVIPEKKDTVKKLKEIAFPKAEELKAELLKRYTKEYTEYNEEKKKEAEELARNMAIQQELEKEKQRVAQQKQQQLEQEQFHAFEEMIRNQELEKERLKIVQEFGKVDPGLGGPLVPDLEKPSLDVFPTSTVSSIEPSDCHTTVRPAKPPVVDRSLKPGALSNSESIPTIDGLRHVVVPGRLCPQFLQLASANTARGVETCGILCGKLMRNEFTITHVLIPKQSAGSDYCNTENEEELFLIQDQQGLITLGWIHTHPTQTAFLSSVDLHTHCSYQMMLPESVAIVCSPKFQETGFFKLTDHGLEEISSCRQKGFHPHSKDPPLFCAQDILVARWVQEISL, encoded by the exons ATGTCTGACCATGGAGATGTGAGCCTCCCGCCCGAAGACCGGGTGAGGGCTCTCTCCCAGCTGGGTAGTGCGGTAGAGGTGAATGAAGACATTCCACCCCGTCGGTACTTCCGCTCTGGAGTTGAGATTATCCGAATGGCATCCATTTACTCTGAGGAAGGCAACATTGAACATGCCTTCATCCTCTATAACAAGTATATCAC GCTCTTTATTGAGAAACTACCAAAGCATCGAGATTACAAATCTGCTGTCATTCCTGAAAAGAAAGACACAGTAAAG AAATTAAAGGAGATTGCATTTCCCAAAGCGGAAGAGCTGAAGGCAGAGCTGTTAAAACGATATACCAAAGAATATACAGAATATAATGAAGAAAAG AAGAAGGAAGCAGAGGAATTGGCCCGGAACATGGCCATCCAGCAAgagctggaaaaggaaaaacagagggTAGCACAACAGAAGCAGCAGCAATTGGAACAGGAACAGTTCCATGCCTTCGAGGAGATGATCCGGAACCAGGAGCTAGAAAAAGAGCGACTGAAAATTGTACAGGAGTTTGGGAAGGTAGACCCTGGCCTAGGTGGCCCACTAGTGCCTGACTTGGAGAAGCCCTCCTTAGATGTGTTCCCCACCTCAACAGTCTCATCCATAGAGCCTTCAGACTGTCACACAACTGTAAGGCCAGCTAAGCCACCTGTGGTGGACAGGTCCTTGAAACCTGGAGCACTGAGCAACTCAGAAAGTA TTCCCACAATCGATGGATTGCGCCATGTGGTGGTGCCTGGGCGGCTGTGCCCACAGTTTCTCCAGTTAGCCAGTGCCAACACTGCCCGGGGAGTGGAGACATGTGGAATTCTCTGTGGaaaactg ATGAGGAATGAATTTACCATTACCCATGTTCTCATCCCCAAGCAAAGTGCTGGGTCTGATTACTGCAACACAGAGAACGAAGAAGAACTTTTCCTCATACAGGATCAGCAGGGCCTCATCACACTGGGCTGGATTCAT aCTCACCCCACACAGACCGCGTTTCTCTCCAGTGTTGACCTACACACTCACTGCTCTTACCAGATGATGTTGCCAGAGTCAGTAGCCATTGTTTGCTCCCCCAAGTTCCAGGA aactgGATTCTTTAAACTAACTGACCATGGACTAGAGGAGATTTCTTCCTGTCGCCAGAAAGGATTTCATCCACACAGCAAGGATCCACCTCTGTTCTGT gCACAAGATATCTTAGTGGCTAGATGGGTGCAGGAAATCAGTCTGTAG
- the STAMBP gene encoding STAM-binding protein isoform X4: MAIQQELEKEKQRVAQQKQQQLEQEQFHAFEEMIRNQELEKERLKIVQEFGKVDPGLGGPLVPDLEKPSLDVFPTSTVSSIEPSDCHTTVRPAKPPVVDRSLKPGALSNSESIPTIDGLRHVVVPGRLCPQFLQLASANTARGVETCGILCGKLMRNEFTITHVLIPKQSAGSDYCNTENEEELFLIQDQQGLITLGWIHTHPTQTAFLSSVDLHTHCSYQMMLPESVAIVCSPKFQETGFFKLTDHGLEEISSCRQKGFHPHSKDPPLFCAQDILVARWVQEISL, encoded by the exons ATGGCCATCCAGCAAgagctggaaaaggaaaaacagagggTAGCACAACAGAAGCAGCAGCAATTGGAACAGGAACAGTTCCATGCCTTCGAGGAGATGATCCGGAACCAGGAGCTAGAAAAAGAGCGACTGAAAATTGTACAGGAGTTTGGGAAGGTAGACCCTGGCCTAGGTGGCCCACTAGTGCCTGACTTGGAGAAGCCCTCCTTAGATGTGTTCCCCACCTCAACAGTCTCATCCATAGAGCCTTCAGACTGTCACACAACTGTAAGGCCAGCTAAGCCACCTGTGGTGGACAGGTCCTTGAAACCTGGAGCACTGAGCAACTCAGAAAGTA TTCCCACAATCGATGGATTGCGCCATGTGGTGGTGCCTGGGCGGCTGTGCCCACAGTTTCTCCAGTTAGCCAGTGCCAACACTGCCCGGGGAGTGGAGACATGTGGAATTCTCTGTGGaaaactg ATGAGGAATGAATTTACCATTACCCATGTTCTCATCCCCAAGCAAAGTGCTGGGTCTGATTACTGCAACACAGAGAACGAAGAAGAACTTTTCCTCATACAGGATCAGCAGGGCCTCATCACACTGGGCTGGATTCAT aCTCACCCCACACAGACCGCGTTTCTCTCCAGTGTTGACCTACACACTCACTGCTCTTACCAGATGATGTTGCCAGAGTCAGTAGCCATTGTTTGCTCCCCCAAGTTCCAGGA aactgGATTCTTTAAACTAACTGACCATGGACTAGAGGAGATTTCTTCCTGTCGCCAGAAAGGATTTCATCCACACAGCAAGGATCCACCTCTGTTCTGT gCACAAGATATCTTAGTGGCTAGATGGGTGCAGGAAATCAGTCTGTAG
- the STAMBP gene encoding STAM-binding protein isoform X1, translating to MSDHGDVSLPPEDRVRALSQLGSAVEVNEDIPPRRYFRSGVEIIRMASIYSEEGNIEHAFILYNKYITLFIEKLPKHRDYKSAVIPEKKDTVKKLKEIAFPKAEELKAELLKRYTKEYTEYNEEKKKEAEELARNMAIQQELEKEKQRVAQQKQQQLEQEQFHAFEEMIRNQELEKERLKIVQEFGKVDPGLGGPLVPDLEKPSLDVFPTSTVSSIEPSDCHTTVRPAKPPVVDRSLKPGALSNSESIPTIDGLRHVVVPGRLCPQFLQLASANTARGVETCGILCGKLMRNEFTITHVLIPKQSAGSDYCNTENEEELFLIQDQQGLITLGWIHTHPTQTAFLSSVDLHTHCSYQMMLPESVAIVCSPKFQETGFFKLTDHGLEEISSCRQKGFHPHSKDPPLFCSCSHVTVVDRAVTITDLR from the exons ATGTCTGACCATGGAGATGTGAGCCTCCCGCCCGAAGACCGGGTGAGGGCTCTCTCCCAGCTGGGTAGTGCGGTAGAGGTGAATGAAGACATTCCACCCCGTCGGTACTTCCGCTCTGGAGTTGAGATTATCCGAATGGCATCCATTTACTCTGAGGAAGGCAACATTGAACATGCCTTCATCCTCTATAACAAGTATATCAC GCTCTTTATTGAGAAACTACCAAAGCATCGAGATTACAAATCTGCTGTCATTCCTGAAAAGAAAGACACAGTAAAG AAATTAAAGGAGATTGCATTTCCCAAAGCGGAAGAGCTGAAGGCAGAGCTGTTAAAACGATATACCAAAGAATATACAGAATATAATGAAGAAAAG AAGAAGGAAGCAGAGGAATTGGCCCGGAACATGGCCATCCAGCAAgagctggaaaaggaaaaacagagggTAGCACAACAGAAGCAGCAGCAATTGGAACAGGAACAGTTCCATGCCTTCGAGGAGATGATCCGGAACCAGGAGCTAGAAAAAGAGCGACTGAAAATTGTACAGGAGTTTGGGAAGGTAGACCCTGGCCTAGGTGGCCCACTAGTGCCTGACTTGGAGAAGCCCTCCTTAGATGTGTTCCCCACCTCAACAGTCTCATCCATAGAGCCTTCAGACTGTCACACAACTGTAAGGCCAGCTAAGCCACCTGTGGTGGACAGGTCCTTGAAACCTGGAGCACTGAGCAACTCAGAAAGTA TTCCCACAATCGATGGATTGCGCCATGTGGTGGTGCCTGGGCGGCTGTGCCCACAGTTTCTCCAGTTAGCCAGTGCCAACACTGCCCGGGGAGTGGAGACATGTGGAATTCTCTGTGGaaaactg ATGAGGAATGAATTTACCATTACCCATGTTCTCATCCCCAAGCAAAGTGCTGGGTCTGATTACTGCAACACAGAGAACGAAGAAGAACTTTTCCTCATACAGGATCAGCAGGGCCTCATCACACTGGGCTGGATTCAT aCTCACCCCACACAGACCGCGTTTCTCTCCAGTGTTGACCTACACACTCACTGCTCTTACCAGATGATGTTGCCAGAGTCAGTAGCCATTGTTTGCTCCCCCAAGTTCCAGGA aactgGATTCTTTAAACTAACTGACCATGGACTAGAGGAGATTTCTTCCTGTCGCCAGAAAGGATTTCATCCACACAGCAAGGATCCACCTCTGTTCTGT AGCTGCAGCCATGTGACTGTTGTGGACAGAGCAGTGACCATCACAGACCTTCGATGA
- the STAMBP gene encoding STAM-binding protein isoform X3, whose product MAIQQELEKEKQRVAQQKQQQLEQEQFHAFEEMIRNQELEKERLKIVQEFGKVDPGLGGPLVPDLEKPSLDVFPTSTVSSIEPSDCHTTVRPAKPPVVDRSLKPGALSNSESIPTIDGLRHVVVPGRLCPQFLQLASANTARGVETCGILCGKLMRNEFTITHVLIPKQSAGSDYCNTENEEELFLIQDQQGLITLGWIHTHPTQTAFLSSVDLHTHCSYQMMLPESVAIVCSPKFQETGFFKLTDHGLEEISSCRQKGFHPHSKDPPLFCSCSHVTVVDRAVTITDLR is encoded by the exons ATGGCCATCCAGCAAgagctggaaaaggaaaaacagagggTAGCACAACAGAAGCAGCAGCAATTGGAACAGGAACAGTTCCATGCCTTCGAGGAGATGATCCGGAACCAGGAGCTAGAAAAAGAGCGACTGAAAATTGTACAGGAGTTTGGGAAGGTAGACCCTGGCCTAGGTGGCCCACTAGTGCCTGACTTGGAGAAGCCCTCCTTAGATGTGTTCCCCACCTCAACAGTCTCATCCATAGAGCCTTCAGACTGTCACACAACTGTAAGGCCAGCTAAGCCACCTGTGGTGGACAGGTCCTTGAAACCTGGAGCACTGAGCAACTCAGAAAGTA TTCCCACAATCGATGGATTGCGCCATGTGGTGGTGCCTGGGCGGCTGTGCCCACAGTTTCTCCAGTTAGCCAGTGCCAACACTGCCCGGGGAGTGGAGACATGTGGAATTCTCTGTGGaaaactg ATGAGGAATGAATTTACCATTACCCATGTTCTCATCCCCAAGCAAAGTGCTGGGTCTGATTACTGCAACACAGAGAACGAAGAAGAACTTTTCCTCATACAGGATCAGCAGGGCCTCATCACACTGGGCTGGATTCAT aCTCACCCCACACAGACCGCGTTTCTCTCCAGTGTTGACCTACACACTCACTGCTCTTACCAGATGATGTTGCCAGAGTCAGTAGCCATTGTTTGCTCCCCCAAGTTCCAGGA aactgGATTCTTTAAACTAACTGACCATGGACTAGAGGAGATTTCTTCCTGTCGCCAGAAAGGATTTCATCCACACAGCAAGGATCCACCTCTGTTCTGT AGCTGCAGCCATGTGACTGTTGTGGACAGAGCAGTGACCATCACAGACCTTCGATGA